From the Xiphophorus couchianus chromosome 11, X_couchianus-1.0, whole genome shotgun sequence genome, the window acacattcttttttctctgtatGTTAATCTCTGCAGAAGCCTCTCAGTCTTCACAGCCGGTGGAGAAACCCGCCGACAATTCAGCCGGCGGTTCTGAGaccgacaacaacaacaacccagATCGCTTCTGCTCCACCTGCAAGGCGTCGTTCAACAACCCGCTCATGGCCCAGCAGCACTACGCCGGCAAGAAGCATAAAAAGCACATGACCAGGCTAAAGCTGATGGAGACGTACGGCCCCTCCACCGCACCAGGTCAGACCGCCGCCCGGGTTCTGGTTCCCCTCATTCATCCTCTGCAGACTCACTGCATTAATATTAGTGTCATACTGCAAATCTTCTGCctcatttacatatttatgtaaCTAAAAATAGTAAAGGTTTGTTCTTGCTGCAGAGCTCTGTTAACTCAACCAGCCGTCTCTGATGCATCAGCTGCTTtagaccagtggtccccaaccactgggccgcggaccggtaccgggccgcgcaagaaataatgaactacttccggatgttttattttgaaaatcctaaaccggattttaccggttacatcttgcgcgtcaaaattgagccaacttgcagcagaatgagtaacaaaacaacatcggagtgcTGCAGCGCACCACTCCCCCCCGAACAACAGCATCGGACTCGATACTTACGACGCTCCCCCCCttgcgaagggctgaccggtccgcgcaactaaaaaggttggggaccgctgcTTTAGACGGTAAAGAAGGATTCATGTATAAAGATGATTTTCCTCCTTCAGTCCagtcgacccggttctactggaaccagaactccatcatctgctccacctccagctgctgtggttctgacccaaaccaacctgttcccctcctggcctgtgggggcgctgcaccaagaaccactgaaggaaacgacacaaaaacctctgaagacactgagagcaacttccttcttcaccagatggaaacaagatggaggcgtcagattttagtgttggaggatttctctttagtctttggctgaagaccaggagccatttctgctgctagcgctaggctagcacgttagctttggttgtatttacccagaatgccctgcgctgtagtccaattcctgcttttggagcgggctccggtccgcttggcgttcacattcaaaccgaaccagaccgaggtttggaggaccagaggtcagaggttgaTTGgcgttcacacctcaccaaccaaaccggactttgactaggcaaaCTGACTAAATATGGTGAAAATGGACCAAGTGGAATCTGGAAAATCTTCTTTACTCTTCCACTTCATTCTCCTCGTTCTCATGACACATTAAACATCAGTAAACTCCCGATGAGAAGCTCTGCAGCTGTAAAGTTTGGATAACTGATCAAACCACACCAGATTAACACTGATGAATATTCAGTATCTGTatattttctgatcattttgtcCCTGAAAGTTCAGCTTTTCACTGGGAAAATAACTTCTGTCTTCCTGTCTGCAGCGTCGACACTAAACGGTTACCCCTGCACCGTCTGCAGCATCGTGCTCAACTCCGTGGAACAGTACCAGTCTCACATCAGCGGCGCCAGGCATAAGAACCAGTAGGTCACCATTCAACAGGCCAGTAACCAGACCATGGAAACCAGTAGCTAAACCATGGAAACCAATAATGAAACCATGAAAACCAGTAgctaaatcaaatcaatcaatcaaatgttatttgtatagcacatttcagcagcagacatttcaaagagctttacatcataacaaacacagaaacacaaagcaacatagaatcaatcatgaagtcaagttccatcaataaatttgtaattgattacgtttcaaatacaatcctaaccaggtgggtttttagttgagatttaaaagaagtcagtgtttcagctgttttacagttttctggaagtttgttccaaatttgtggtgcatagaagctgaatgctgcttctccttgtttggttctggttctggggatgcagagcagaaccagaaccagaacctgagaggtctggaaggttgatacaacaacagcagatctttaatgtattgtggtgctaagccgttcagtgatttataaactaacaacagtattttaaagtctattctttgagctacagggagccagtggagggactttaaaactggtgttatgtgctctatcttcctggttttagtcagaacgccagcagcagcatctggatcagctgcagctgtttgattgatttgttggacagacctgtgaagacgctgttgcaataatcaatacgactgaagatgaaggcatggatgagtttctctagatctggctgagacattagtctaaaccatggaaaccagtaatgaaaccatggaaaccagtAATGAAACCAtggaagataaatatttttaaacctttatattttatgtttaaatattccATGTGAGCAGGAGGTTTTTTATCTCAGCGTGATTCGTTTGGATTGtaatcaatatttattattcctaataaCGGATTGAACTGTGTCATTAAAATAAGtttggtttatattttttacgttaaattattaaaattgggagattttttttagtaaaattagtgttttgttctccCTGCTGTAGAATATTATCAAAACTGTATTAGTAAcagaactgaaacatttaattaaattaatcaagGTGAATCgactattgaaataattgtcaactaatttagaaatcagTTAATTGTTACAGACacaaatttactgaaaaaactaaacactCAGAGCAGGaattaagccaaaaatgtaaagatatcagataaaaaaaactaaatttgtctgtaaatatttctaCACAAAACCTCTCTAGTGGCATTTTTAGCATCACCTGGTTCACATTCTATTAAGAAATCTcctatttattactttttactatccaattattaatcaattaataaaaaatcagaTGAGCTTCACGCTGCGTTGATAAGTCGAGCAGAAAGTCCTGCTGCTGGCCGGTGCAGCCATGACTGCTCTCTTTTGGTTTTACTCCATTCTTCTGATTCTTATGTTTCTCCGCTGAACTGCAGCCGGAccccaaaacatgaaaacctttTGGTAAGTTCTGGAATATTTATTAGCATTGAGCCATTAAGCTGGCATTAGCCAAAGCCAGATTGGGATCAACTCTGAGCCCAATGAAACCCACAATATGCGCTaaggaataaacaaaaacaacttataACTTAAATCAAAATCCTAGCACGAtaattatcaataattattttttcccaaTGACAATCTAATAACTAATTAAACATCGCTACGCACGTAGCTGCGAAACTCAATGGCCCATCATTTTGAAACTGGCACTTTTTCTTGGTCCTGCTGATTCAGTCAACATCCTCCTCCAGGTTCTGTAAAAGTGCAAAACTTGTCACACAAAAAGTACCTAGAGGCTTTTCACCAGCGCCTGAGGAAACCTGCAGGCCGTCGGTCTCACCTTACTGACTCAGTGTATTtactaaattataaaatataaaagtgctTCATCTgaccaaactttaaaaatgagctCAGGTTTTCTGGGTAAATTGTTCTGAACAATTCAAATAATTGTGGGAGGGGTGGGAACCTGCCGGGTCGGGCCAGGAACCATTCTAACCAGTTCTAgttattttagctgcagatgctgcaaatgatcaaaatgtttcattttactgtGAAAAGGAGATGAACTCTGAATTTATGatgtttttcaattattttaaagaatgaagAAAGTTGGTCAGAAGTCTGGAGACGACCAACCTTCAGCTGTGGAGTCAAACCAGTTCACTGGAGGAGAAAACCAGTACTCCGGGGTCGACGGCCGGCGCGCGCCCGCAGACGACCAGTACCCCCCCGGAGACGACCATTACGTTGCCCCTGACGACCAGTACGAGGGCGGAGACGGCCAGTTCGGGAACCACCAGTACACCCCGGAGTTCTCTGCGTTTTCGGACCAGTTCCAGTACACTTGAGGCCGGACTGGGATTAAACTCTCCAAACAGCCCCCCCTTTAACGAACCATCACTCCCAGTCCCTCCCATTAAACTTTAGCTCCAGTAAACCAGTCTGGACTGTGACCCCCATGTGCCCTCCaccatttcctgtttgtttttctgatgtgTGATTTCTGGCGGGCCTGCAGAGCGGCGGCGCCGAGACGCTGCAGTCCTTCTCCCTGTTTTCTCTCAGAGTTCGGACAGTACCATGATTTTAGCTGCAGCGACGGAAACAGAAAGAAGCGCCGCGTTTTAAACGGTTGTTCACATGTTCTTGAGGCggggttttgttgtttgctCATCAGCAGTCAGTATCTTCACTTTGAAGCAAAGTTTCCTTTTCAGGCTGATTTGTTGGGGACCGTGAGACCAAGTCTCAggatttttaacatgtttgctAATTTTATGGTTTTGACAAGAAAATCCAGTTCAGTTCAAACATCCTGTATTAttcccagagggaaattaaacGTGTTGACTCCCATCACTCAGTGGCTGTAGATGTCGATGGCTGCGGCTGTAGCAGTCTGTTCAACAGCGGCTCTgtagaggcctctgactgaagacgctGTCTCAAACAGAGGAGGCTTCAggttttccatcatttttttgattttatgtgaaacatgAAGTGGTTTCCACTGCTGAGCCGCCGCGGTAACGCAACGCCACGGTAACGCAACGCCCCTTCATCCTGTGATTACAGCGGCGATTGCGGCTCAGAGGAACGAGCTTCACCAGTTCAAAGGAGGAAATAATAAATGGGCTggaaaatctaattttagtttttacagtaCTGAGAAAAAAAGGCGTCGGTGAAACATTCTACTGCTGCGTCTGAGTAGAAAGtttaatatttccatatttccTGAAATATCTGATCTCTGAGTGAAGCACCGCTGTTCTGGCAGCAGCTGAGTTTAGTCAATAttttgctaatgtcaaaaaaattattttacaatattttccaCTGAgagacacaattaaaatcacatgaataAGTGGTTCacataagtcattaaaatataCGCAGCACTATCTTCCCccagccacttcctgttttcctcttcAAGGTTTCcagcagtagtaacatcctgttgttgctCATGTGACTCGTGaggcaaaacaaatgtttccattgtgaaataaaccaatttaaaaatggccaaaaaTATCCACCTCATTCCAGCAACAGAACTTTgaggttttttaaaatcagtgagTTTTGATTAAGCTATGCAACGATATGAACAATGTAAACAAATCCAGcatctgcatttttattaaacaggagcaaaactttgttgatattctgctaatgttgaaaaaacacaattttactgctgctgtttcctttacataagaaactaaattaaaataaaaaatgtttcatctgataagtcattaaaaacatgcagcaccaTCATCctcaaccacttcctgttttcttcatgGTTTCCAGCAGTAGAACATCGGcttttgatcatgtgactcaatgcagaaaaaagtttcctttgcagttttgcaaaatacactaattttgatactgacaaaaacacactgGATCCCCACGATGCTTTTTGTcaaaacattagtttttttctaaattggcgttttattaagtgaatttattttcgaaaCGCAAACGATCCGTCCTGCTCAGAGCGCCGCTTCGTGGCAGCTGATGGTGTTCCGCCTCCGTAGACCCATTAACTCCAGACCGACGGTCCGCATGGACAAAACAAGCGGTGAGGGaacagttccctgtggagctcctggAGGCACAGATCCGGGCCGAGGCTACCAGAGTCTGGAGGTTCTGCTGAAGCGGGTCGGGCTCAACTGGGTTAAATGTTCTGGTTGTTGGTTCTGATATCTGCCTGTCTGCTTACTCAGGTtggccagcagggggagtcTCTCCCTCAGGAGTCCAAATGAAACGTTTGTTGAGCAGAAAAAGTCGAAATTCAGGATCCAAAGTCCAAAATGATATTTAATCCAACTGGATTTTATTGGTTCTGAGTTTCTGAAGTTGACTGAAAATCTAAAAACCTCTGTAGAAACTAGATGGGAGTTTCcatgtttgtaaaaatatttttgagatcTTAAGTTTATGGAAGTGAGTTCTGTGTGACATCAGAAACGATTGATTGATTAGAGTTAACCCAGCAGCCAGCGGCGGCCATTAAACCccaaacaacaggaagtgaccaACACTCTTAATGTAGGAAAACCACTAAATTAGTTTTCCTGTTGTTGCGGTCGGTGAACTGGAGTCCATTTGGGTCGGACCAGAACCCGACTTTAGTTTGGCAAGTTGGAGACCAGAGAAGATCCATGGAAAACTTCCCTCCGTGAAAACGGTTTAATGCAGCTTCAGTGGTGAAACATTATGCAGaattcacattttaatatttttatgcttcTAAAAAGCAGAACAGCTGAGTGATTTCTGGCGATACAGTGGCGGgttagcaaccccagcagagttctgcctattgcctagcaacccagctGATCATCTGGTTTTCCTGCTgtacaacggctgctggaaaagtcaAGATTAGTTGTTGACTTGCTGCTTTCtggttggttgtgcagaaggcttCAGtattgcttttcaaagatgtatggttgtatagtTTTGcctctgtttgcagccattttcattttgagttgggggcgtggccagcagcagctagtttggatttaaagtgacagagaccctGAACAGCTCAGACTGAAATCTGGTTATCCGAGaatgatttaatgtaaaaaatgtgatgaacagGTTTTGTTTAGGCTATAGAGGGATCCTAGCCTGTCCTAGGCAGCGTAACACATCACTGTTAGCTAATATCTACGCAGCTTTAAAGCTACATGTCAGTAATAGCGACCAGAGAAACTTTCCCTCTGAATGTATTGAAGGAGATTCTCCAAACCGGTTCTCTGCAGAATTTACAtcatttgactttgttttgtttttttatgtttaccattttttaaaatagttttggttattttaactACAGGCTCTGTTACCTTCTGGCTTCTACCTGGTGTTTCTGTAAGACGCCCTGAGTTACATTTCCCCCTGAAATCTCTTTAAGCAACAATAAAACCTGAGCTGCTCTTAAATCAGATTGTTTTCAGCCAGTTCTGCTTCCTGCAGAGGTTTCCTGTTTGTCTCATTAAAAGCTCGTGGCATGAAAATGTCCATTTTCTTCATCTGAGTTGTGAAGAATTTCTCAGTTTGTCCCTGAAAAGCTCCTGATCGCCACCAAGCAAACTGATGTCAGAGCAAACGATGTCAAAACGGGAAATATTTTAgtactgaatgtttttgtctaaaGATTTTTTATTGGTGCTGTACAGATCATGTGTGAGAGAAATGGCCTTTCTGTTCCCATCctgtgtttgtgattttaagagttactttcagtttgtttatgtattaaaaACTTCTGCAAAGCGCGTGAATTTAAGAGTTTTACACAAAGTCTTTTGTTGTAAGTgaatataaaaaatgcaaactgaTTCATGAATGAAAGCAGGTTCAGTCAAAGGTCACACAAACAAATCaactatttcatttattttgaaaaggctcatttcattttttatcattaacTAAAGCAGTGGTTACATCAGCTgagattttataatttattttaaatattgatagtTGAACAAACTGAACAGGAAGTTTTTCACTGTGATGACTCCAGATGGAAACTGAgatatgaattaaaaataaaataactaattgTTTTACacctgttgttgcgcaacacccccccccctcctttctgtctctactctctcactctcgtacttcctcttctgagaggggagatgtgctaccagctctccgtctaacgggtccgttgagtttcctaaatctgctgggatttaccctgtccagaactgaagtaaactctgtttaagctggtttcgagaaacgattcgcctggttatctgacggcctacatccaggtgtcccacccttcttccccctgtgaattagccagactgagcagcctacagccaactagtttcacagagcacacctgttaacggtcgctcgttctctattttacaacttgcatttgttattgaaccaggtaggttttagtgactcggtcgagtcccaaggatgatgttttacatatgggctaccagcaacctaaaaacattttccacctcttcctctccagaatcaaacatcacagctattttacaaccatcaaagaactttaaggcgactcattaactgaatgtccacaacatcttttagattttctttatgctaaatattttattagtaaggcatttttgcaagggtcagtacagcttaattcagtagcagaaataatcaaataagtaaaatcaatcatctagtctatctttccctactgctgatactgagtactaaaaaaggaaccttagagcgagacggacggagtttggcgtttcgaaccccagacctggcacgacgacgaagaaggtgctgcagcaggaggaggaagttgatcgacgaaggccaggatctctgtaggtctgatgagcttcttctccgcatggatgctgaggtcacacaggacttggtgctggcaggaaaaaaggcaccagttcttcttccttgtctttgtcttcatctttgtctttggggtcagaacccagccgatgagagaagtgcgattcgaagccacaggttgtgggccagacgggttggtctccatgtgcaggacagtct encodes:
- the znf346 gene encoding zinc finger protein 346 isoform X1: MAEAMQTDSFPVLPSGLAEVDKMIRERGDLFSDTQCKVCSAVLISQSQKLTHYQSKKHANKVRRFLSLENENADPVKKPKTSDNDCNNGDTDRLKACHLCNMTFTSPVMAESHYQGKFHAKRLKMKAVESQTPEASQSSQPVEKPADNSAGGSETDNNNNPDRFCSTCKASFNNPLMAQQHYAGKKHKKHMTRLKLMETYGPSTAPASTLNGYPCTVCSIVLNSVEQYQSHISGARHKNQMKKVGQKSGDDQPSAVESNQFTGGENQYSGVDGRRAPADDQYPPGDDHYVAPDDQYEGGDGQFGNHQYTPEFSAFSDQFQYT
- the znf346 gene encoding zinc finger protein 346 isoform X2 encodes the protein MRCWKPMLCVEKSWRRRCRPTVFLSYLRDWRRDCNNGDTDRLKACHLCNMTFTSPVMAESHYQGKFHAKRLKMKAVESQTPEASQSSQPVEKPADNSAGGSETDNNNNPDRFCSTCKASFNNPLMAQQHYAGKKHKKHMTRLKLMETYGPSTAPASTLNGYPCTVCSIVLNSVEQYQSHISGARHKNQMKKVGQKSGDDQPSAVESNQFTGGENQYSGVDGRRAPADDQYPPGDDHYVAPDDQYEGGDGQFGNHQYTPEFSAFSDQFQYT